The following proteins come from a genomic window of Streptomyces sp. NBC_01716:
- a CDS encoding mandelate racemase/muconate lactonizing enzyme family protein yields MRITGYRSLATVHKWGRPVGDVNGVVAGGITEVPVVLLETDEGLTGVGLGSHPDVHRVFPALEGQDPRAVTSLYDRMLSYVFKSGHGGHVFGTIGALDMALWDLKAKIAQESLWRTLGAADRFVPGYASGLDYALTDDELVAFYERWVERGFSGAKVKGGLDIDRDVRRLTAVRDVLRVNSERPALMYDVNESWGAHQAVRLARSVEDRVDLTWIEEPVRRWDAAGHRAVAAGIRAAVATGENLTGLEHYRALLDAEAVGVVQTGSVWGITHFLRVSTLAYGHSLPVSPVGYNGNPMAHAAAAVPNHLVTEVQDLNFPVGLRVDQEIADGGIVLGDSPGLGIEVDEKEIAAQSVSGRWSVPGGPHVRPADAGLRLAPAQGGTTGHIAGGRRRHEEIAK; encoded by the coding sequence ATGCGAATCACCGGATACCGGTCCCTTGCCACGGTGCACAAGTGGGGACGGCCGGTGGGCGACGTGAACGGCGTCGTCGCAGGCGGGATCACCGAGGTACCCGTGGTGCTGCTGGAGACCGACGAGGGTCTCACCGGCGTCGGCCTCGGAAGTCACCCCGATGTGCACCGTGTGTTCCCCGCGCTCGAGGGCCAGGATCCGCGGGCGGTCACCTCGCTGTACGACAGAATGCTCTCCTACGTCTTCAAGTCCGGTCACGGCGGCCATGTGTTCGGGACCATCGGTGCGCTCGACATGGCGCTCTGGGACCTCAAGGCGAAGATCGCTCAGGAGTCGCTCTGGCGGACGCTGGGAGCCGCCGACCGCTTCGTGCCAGGCTACGCCTCGGGCCTGGACTACGCACTCACCGACGACGAGCTGGTGGCGTTCTACGAGCGGTGGGTCGAACGAGGCTTCTCGGGGGCGAAGGTCAAGGGTGGGCTGGACATCGACCGGGACGTGCGGCGCCTCACCGCCGTCCGTGACGTTCTGCGGGTCAACAGCGAACGCCCCGCCCTGATGTACGACGTCAACGAGTCCTGGGGAGCCCACCAGGCCGTGCGCCTCGCCCGCTCCGTCGAGGACCGCGTCGACCTCACCTGGATCGAGGAACCGGTCCGGCGGTGGGACGCCGCCGGACACCGCGCCGTCGCGGCGGGCATCCGCGCCGCCGTCGCAACGGGCGAGAACCTGACGGGTCTTGAGCACTACCGGGCGCTGCTCGACGCCGAGGCGGTGGGGGTCGTGCAAACCGGGAGCGTGTGGGGCATCACCCACTTCCTGCGGGTCTCGACGCTCGCGTACGGCCACAGCCTGCCGGTGAGCCCGGTGGGGTACAACGGGAACCCGATGGCGCACGCGGCCGCGGCCGTGCCCAACCATCTGGTCACCGAGGTACAGGACTTGAACTTCCCGGTCGGCCTGCGGGTGGACCAGGAGATCGCCGACGGCGGGATCGTCCTCGGCGACTCGCCGGGACTGGGCATCGAGGTGGACGAGAAGGAGATCGCCGCACAGTCCGTGTCCGGCCGGTGGTCCGTCCCGGGTGGTCCGCACGTACGCCCGGCCGACGCCGGACTGCGGCTCGCACCCGCGCAGGGCGGGACCACGGGGCACATCGCCGGAGGCCGGCGCCGGCACGAGGAGATCGCCAAGTGA
- a CDS encoding carbohydrate-binding protein, giving the protein MVRTGRRRARIVTASVVLALMTSLGGPAAGPASAAPAAATSSADLTVHVSASDGDDGNSGAKNAPLKTIAAARDALAGRTSAEERGTVYIRGGTYVLDDTIRLEGPENSWVTYAAYRGEKVTITGSHELPAEGWKKLTDFSDETLAEAQYSSNSRLDTPESREGVYVYDLGAHGIDPGTLYKNGFNWVQQPFAPELVVNGGTQVLAEYPNGNGCSTKETDCHLWGTGAKWGAAGPRDLMNVDLDARFGPESAWNGSGTTPRAQFEDKKQQLPAGESRDTWTPEEMRRMTPSVFTVGGRAAEADRYRRWAPEAVPTVDDLGTRGFGDYKDVPVQLDPWWIEDIDNTKSETEGWISGYLGNNYANDMLRILSWSGDTLYAKYPSMYIPQDSWTKVKVLNVLSEMDTAGEYYIDRYNDNDVLYYRPQGGTVEGMTATLQTFDKNFLLLDSTQGVTVRGLSMTGSLISGVQLLDAVGTLIDGVDISNVSMDAIRIGRTTDTITSMPDYETLQGGRDNVVQNSYLHDLGGGGVLLGGGDRATLRRGNNVARHNEIARFSKLATYTPAGYLYGVGNSFEYNYVHDAPHMAVQIMGNDMRVNHNHFYDVVKNAGDMGVIYAGRDFTYLGNEIGYNHFEKIGGSNDALYMDDGATGVRFHHNVVNGSNSGVNLNSGHSNTVNDNVFIGVKHAGHGGIYHKNGETRLPLANSWVLESRYNAFLDVREGEKYSATPESVATWHEHYVDGKQRYSDGTPITYPEITDWFIPRVTETGEVCTSATYSTSGTNGCSRATVWEDPDSVWVPSRVEIDHAVTIGSAGPAGFVETNATFSEPTSVFNISRWSDKVNTIGLSATSVAETGLDLDTLKFSGSGTVAQSYGSGWIAEWNRGVTAEGIGRPHRGDAKALWSTVDRAEKALADEPGGNGPPLMRAVAAATDAGEATDASQKRIDAADTALRGVIDTYRSTRWSASKTYGAGDTVFRDGRAYGALWYARGEEPGTSVTGAWAEVGKPVSCAGTTVPAWTASSVHRAGDTVAHDGRLWAAKWWTRNETPGEANGPWTSGGACGAGR; this is encoded by the coding sequence ATGGTGAGAACTGGGAGACGACGGGCGCGGATCGTGACGGCCTCCGTCGTGCTGGCGCTGATGACGAGCCTCGGCGGGCCGGCGGCCGGCCCGGCGTCGGCGGCCCCGGCAGCGGCCACCTCCTCCGCGGACCTGACGGTCCACGTATCGGCCTCCGACGGCGACGACGGCAACAGCGGCGCCAAGAACGCTCCGTTGAAGACGATCGCCGCCGCGCGGGACGCCCTGGCCGGCCGCACCTCCGCCGAGGAGCGCGGCACGGTGTACATCCGGGGAGGCACGTACGTCCTCGACGACACCATCCGGCTGGAGGGACCGGAGAACTCGTGGGTCACGTACGCCGCCTACCGGGGCGAGAAGGTCACGATCACCGGGTCGCACGAGCTTCCGGCCGAGGGGTGGAAGAAGCTCACCGACTTCTCCGACGAGACGCTCGCCGAGGCGCAGTACTCCTCCAACAGCCGCCTGGACACCCCTGAGTCGCGCGAGGGTGTGTATGTGTACGACCTGGGTGCGCACGGCATCGACCCTGGCACTCTCTACAAGAACGGTTTCAACTGGGTCCAGCAGCCTTTCGCCCCGGAACTCGTGGTGAACGGCGGAACCCAGGTTCTCGCCGAGTACCCGAACGGCAACGGCTGTTCCACGAAGGAAACCGACTGCCACCTGTGGGGCACGGGCGCCAAGTGGGGCGCCGCCGGACCCAGGGACCTGATGAACGTGGACCTGGACGCCCGCTTCGGTCCGGAGAGCGCCTGGAACGGCTCCGGCACTACCCCCCGAGCCCAGTTCGAAGACAAGAAGCAGCAGCTCCCGGCCGGCGAGAGCCGGGACACCTGGACCCCGGAGGAGATGCGTCGCATGACACCGTCGGTCTTCACCGTCGGCGGGCGCGCGGCGGAGGCGGACCGCTACCGGCGGTGGGCACCCGAGGCGGTGCCGACGGTGGACGACCTCGGTACCCGCGGTTTCGGCGACTACAAGGACGTGCCGGTCCAGTTGGACCCGTGGTGGATCGAGGACATCGACAACACCAAGTCCGAGACCGAGGGCTGGATCTCCGGCTATCTCGGCAACAACTACGCCAACGACATGCTGCGCATCCTGTCGTGGAGCGGCGACACGCTGTACGCCAAGTACCCCTCCATGTACATCCCGCAGGACTCCTGGACCAAGGTCAAGGTGCTCAACGTCCTGTCGGAGATGGACACGGCCGGTGAGTACTACATCGACCGCTACAACGACAACGACGTCCTCTACTACCGTCCCCAGGGCGGCACCGTCGAGGGCATGACCGCCACGCTGCAGACGTTCGACAAGAACTTCCTGCTGCTGGACTCCACCCAGGGGGTGACGGTGCGCGGCCTGTCGATGACCGGGTCGCTCATCAGCGGGGTGCAACTGCTGGACGCCGTCGGGACCCTCATCGACGGGGTCGACATCTCCAACGTCAGCATGGACGCGATCCGGATCGGCCGTACGACGGACACGATCACCAGCATGCCCGACTACGAGACCCTGCAGGGCGGACGCGACAACGTCGTGCAGAACTCCTATCTGCACGACCTCGGCGGCGGAGGCGTACTGCTCGGCGGCGGCGACCGCGCCACCCTGCGGCGCGGGAACAACGTCGCCCGCCACAACGAGATCGCGCGCTTCTCCAAACTCGCCACATACACCCCGGCCGGCTATCTGTACGGGGTCGGCAACTCGTTCGAGTACAACTACGTCCACGACGCGCCGCACATGGCGGTGCAGATCATGGGCAACGACATGCGAGTCAATCACAACCACTTCTACGACGTGGTGAAGAACGCCGGCGACATGGGCGTCATCTACGCGGGACGTGACTTCACCTATCTCGGCAACGAGATCGGCTACAACCACTTCGAGAAGATCGGCGGCTCCAACGACGCGCTGTACATGGACGACGGGGCGACCGGCGTCAGGTTCCACCACAACGTGGTGAACGGCTCCAACTCCGGCGTCAACCTCAACTCCGGCCACAGCAACACCGTCAACGACAACGTCTTCATCGGCGTGAAGCACGCCGGCCACGGCGGGATCTACCACAAGAACGGCGAGACGCGGCTGCCGCTGGCCAACAGCTGGGTGCTGGAGAGCCGTTACAACGCGTTCCTCGACGTTCGCGAGGGTGAGAAGTACAGCGCGACCCCGGAGTCCGTCGCCACCTGGCACGAGCACTACGTGGACGGGAAGCAGAGGTACTCCGACGGCACCCCGATCACGTACCCGGAGATCACCGACTGGTTCATCCCGCGGGTGACGGAGACGGGCGAGGTGTGCACCAGCGCCACGTACTCGACGAGCGGCACCAACGGCTGCAGCCGGGCGACGGTGTGGGAGGACCCCGATTCGGTCTGGGTGCCGTCCCGGGTCGAGATCGACCACGCGGTGACCATCGGCTCCGCAGGCCCGGCCGGGTTCGTCGAGACGAACGCGACGTTCTCCGAGCCGACGTCCGTGTTCAACATCTCCCGCTGGAGCGACAAGGTCAACACCATTGGCCTGTCGGCCACTTCGGTGGCGGAGACGGGTCTGGACCTGGACACCCTGAAGTTCTCCGGCTCCGGCACGGTCGCCCAGTCGTACGGATCCGGGTGGATCGCGGAGTGGAACCGCGGGGTCACCGCAGAGGGGATCGGGCGTCCGCACCGCGGCGACGCCAAGGCTCTGTGGAGCACGGTCGACCGGGCGGAGAAGGCGCTCGCCGACGAGCCGGGCGGGAATGGCCCGCCGCTTATGAGGGCCGTCGCCGCCGCGACCGACGCCGGCGAGGCGACCGACGCCTCCCAGAAGCGGATAGACGCCGCCGACACGGCGCTGCGGGGCGTGATCGACACGTACCGGTCGACCCGCTGGTCCGCTTCCAAGACCTACGGCGCGGGTGACACCGTCTTCCGCGATGGCCGGGCGTACGGCGCCCTGTGGTACGCACGCGGCGAGGAGCCGGGCACGTCCGTCACCGGCGCCTGGGCAGAGGTCGGAAAGCCCGTGTCGTGCGCGGGCACCACGGTGCCGGCGTGGACGGCTTCCTCGGTCCACCGCGCCGGTGACACGGTCGCGCACGACGGGCGCCTGTGGGCGGCGAAGTGGTGGACACGGAACGAGACTCCGGGTGAGGCGAACGGCCCCTGGACGAGCGGGGGCGCCTGCGGGGCCGGGCGTTAG
- a CDS encoding FadR/GntR family transcriptional regulator yields the protein MSKPSADTVAVPRHRRRRPPLAAAVVQSLATAIVLGEYPPGTALPSAGDLCEEYEVSRTVIREATTALAEKGLVATRQGWGTVVLDQEQWSLLDPLVLDALFQRKDRLVFLDNLIEIRTTLECAMAARAARCIDDAQAAALSAKLDELASLRDDPTAYSRADIEFHEIIHRASQDAFGRAIVYSIQGKAVRSPQYSGDPTREDIDLTHEAHARVAAAVLARDAEGAAEAMRLHITSSWERRRPQDTTEA from the coding sequence ATGAGTAAGCCATCCGCGGACACCGTTGCAGTGCCCCGCCATCGACGGCGTCGGCCACCGCTCGCCGCAGCGGTCGTCCAGAGCCTCGCGACGGCCATCGTGCTGGGGGAGTACCCCCCGGGGACGGCGCTCCCGTCGGCGGGTGATCTGTGCGAGGAGTACGAAGTGAGCCGCACCGTGATCCGCGAGGCGACTACGGCGCTCGCCGAGAAGGGGCTGGTCGCAACTCGGCAGGGCTGGGGCACCGTTGTGCTCGACCAGGAGCAGTGGAGCCTGCTCGACCCGCTCGTCCTCGACGCGCTCTTCCAGCGGAAGGACCGCCTGGTCTTCCTGGACAACCTCATCGAGATCAGGACGACGCTGGAATGCGCGATGGCCGCCCGCGCGGCCCGGTGCATCGACGACGCCCAGGCGGCGGCGCTGTCGGCCAAGCTCGACGAACTGGCCTCTCTGCGGGACGATCCCACGGCCTATTCGCGGGCGGACATCGAGTTCCACGAGATCATCCACCGGGCGTCGCAGGACGCGTTCGGGCGGGCGATCGTCTATAGCATCCAGGGGAAGGCGGTCCGGTCGCCCCAGTACAGCGGTGATCCGACGCGCGAGGACATCGACCTCACCCACGAGGCGCACGCCCGGGTCGCGGCGGCCGTGCTCGCCAGGGACGCCGAGGGTGCGGCGGAGGCGATGCGCCTCCACATCACGTCGTCGTGGGAGCGCCGTCGCCCGCAAGACACGACGGAGGCGTGA